In one Acetobacter sp. genomic region, the following are encoded:
- a CDS encoding MFS transporter: MPVRSPSAGWTTPLLFGIIVIAAADRQIMALLKPILDSTFGWSAKDYAAISTFTQVASACSLLVAGWLVDRLGPKRTLGIAMTGWSLMTILHAVARTVVDFICIRSALGALEGAGMPSLMKVIATSIARKKRAKVIGYLNAAPNLAAILTPFLVTVLLSFTDWRSIVIGLGGAGLLLALLWQLKATPAPSERTSAYNIHPSYERKADIRRMFTVFSASKVFSDATWWITLFWLPDILHSHFHLTMQATSTATGIVYIGAAAGAMLGGVLPARLQVITGSHEIARRLIMGVAALCIMPMSLIFVTSSLPLGIGLLTLALLAHQVFSSNLFGIATEWMPSVQVGRLTGVGAFCGNLGGASLLWLTGFVPMPFILAGCGTAYFAAWGVLAVGASPRWLERAFPQFLGANI, from the coding sequence ATGCCTGTCCGCAGTCCGTCAGCAGGGTGGACCACGCCTCTCCTGTTTGGAATCATCGTTATTGCCGCCGCCGATCGACAGATCATGGCGCTCCTGAAACCGATCCTCGACTCAACCTTCGGCTGGAGCGCAAAAGACTACGCGGCGATTTCAACATTTACACAGGTTGCAAGCGCGTGCAGCCTGCTGGTCGCAGGCTGGCTTGTCGACCGGCTCGGTCCGAAACGCACACTTGGTATTGCGATGACAGGCTGGAGTCTCATGACCATCCTGCATGCTGTCGCCCGGACCGTCGTTGATTTCATCTGCATCCGTTCAGCACTGGGTGCGCTTGAAGGGGCGGGAATGCCGAGCTTGATGAAGGTCATCGCAACCAGCATCGCACGAAAAAAGCGTGCAAAGGTCATCGGCTATCTCAACGCCGCACCCAACCTTGCGGCCATTCTGACCCCGTTCCTCGTGACCGTGCTGCTCTCCTTCACCGACTGGCGAAGCATCGTGATCGGTCTGGGAGGAGCCGGACTGCTGCTGGCCCTTCTCTGGCAACTCAAGGCAACGCCAGCACCGTCAGAAAGAACGTCTGCTTATAACATTCACCCTTCATACGAGCGGAAAGCAGATATCCGCCGCATGTTCACGGTGTTTTCCGCCAGCAAGGTTTTCTCGGATGCCACATGGTGGATCACCCTGTTCTGGCTCCCGGACATTCTGCATTCACATTTTCATCTGACGATGCAGGCAACCAGCACCGCAACCGGAATCGTTTATATCGGCGCTGCGGCAGGGGCGATGCTGGGCGGCGTCCTACCCGCACGCTTACAGGTCATCACAGGCTCTCATGAAATCGCACGCCGGTTGATCATGGGCGTTGCCGCGCTCTGCATCATGCCGATGTCGCTTATCTTCGTAACGTCCTCATTGCCTCTCGGAATCGGACTGCTGACACTGGCCCTGCTGGCTCATCAGGTTTTTTCCAGCAATCTGTTCGGCATCGCCACCGAGTGGATGCCCTCCGTTCAGGTCGGACGCCTGACCGGAGTGGGAGCATTCTGCGGCAACCTTGGTGGCGCATCCCTTCTCTGGCTGACAGGGTTCGTGCCCATGCCTTTCATCCTTGCCGGATGCGGAACAGCCTATTTCGCTGCCTGGGGTGTACTCGCCGTTGGCGCCTCTCCCCGCTGGCTCGAACGCGCCTTTCCGCAGTTCCTTGGCGCCAACATCTGA
- a CDS encoding ABC transporter ATP-binding protein — protein MTVRKPAQSKALIRLEHLTLDFPIFHGGARSLKKSLFGKVKRPLALGRGSRTGGEVRMSENTPGVLEVRAISDLSLTIRSGERVGLIGHNGAGKSTLLRVLGGIYLAQPGMVTVRGSVETLIDTNSGMNPALTGRENIYLLAQHKALRSAQLKQLEQDVETFAGLGEFMDLPLRLYSSGMAIRLGFGLATAIAPQILLMDEWFMAGDARFQDKARARLANVVDGAEILVITSHSLPVLEEWCARIIWLEGGRVKMDGPASDVLKAYTEAMNAHV, from the coding sequence ATGACCGTCAGAAAACCGGCGCAGTCGAAGGCGCTCATCCGGCTTGAGCATCTGACGCTCGATTTTCCGATCTTCCACGGTGGAGCGCGTTCGCTCAAGAAAAGCCTGTTCGGGAAGGTCAAGCGTCCGCTGGCGCTGGGACGCGGTTCCCGGACGGGCGGTGAGGTGCGGATGAGCGAGAACACGCCCGGTGTGCTGGAAGTGCGCGCCATCAGTGATCTCTCTCTGACGATCCGAAGCGGGGAACGTGTCGGTCTGATTGGTCATAACGGGGCAGGGAAATCCACGCTTCTGCGGGTGCTGGGCGGAATCTATCTCGCGCAGCCCGGCATGGTGACGGTGCGGGGTTCGGTCGAGACGCTGATCGACACCAATTCGGGGATGAATCCTGCGCTGACCGGGCGTGAGAACATCTATCTGCTCGCGCAGCACAAGGCTCTCCGGTCGGCCCAGCTCAAACAGCTTGAGCAGGATGTGGAAACGTTCGCCGGGTTGGGCGAATTCATGGACCTGCCTCTGAGGCTCTATTCATCAGGCATGGCCATCCGTCTTGGCTTCGGACTGGCGACGGCCATCGCGCCGCAGATACTGCTGATGGATGAATGGTTCATGGCAGGAGACGCCCGGTTTCAGGACAAGGCGCGGGCGCGTCTTGCCAACGTCGTGGATGGGGCTGAAATTCTGGTCATTACGTCCCATTCGCTGCCTGTCCTTGAAGAATGGTGCGCGCGGATTATCTGGCTTGAAGGCGGGCGTGTGAAAATGGATGGCCCGGCTTCTGATGTGCTGAAGGCTTATACGGAAGCGATGAATGCTCATGTCTGA
- a CDS encoding aldo/keto reductase, protein MNWSPDTGRYDNATFRRCGRSGLDLPLISLGLWHNFGDTDVFETGRATLRRAFDRGVTHFDLANNYGTPYGSAEQNFGKILDLDFRPFRDELILSTKAGWDMWPGPYGNGGSRKYLLSSLDQSLRRLRLDYVDIFYSHRPTPDVPLEETIGALVQAYRQGKALYVGISSYDDATTRQAEAILRQEGIPLLVHQPSYSLLNREIEKDLLPALDELGVGCVVFSPLAQGVLTDKYLSGIPADSRAARSRYLDRNSLTEDRLATVRALADVAGKRGQSLAQMAVAWTLRDRRVTSSIIGARNVKQLDDTLDALKNITFSESEEQTLNRILAGEAVSP, encoded by the coding sequence ATGAACTGGTCCCCCGACACCGGACGGTATGATAACGCAACTTTCCGTCGCTGCGGTCGCTCCGGCCTCGACCTGCCGCTGATATCTCTGGGCCTGTGGCATAATTTTGGCGATACCGACGTGTTTGAGACGGGTCGCGCCACTCTTCGCCGTGCTTTCGATCGAGGCGTCACACATTTCGATCTCGCCAACAATTACGGCACGCCTTACGGATCAGCCGAACAGAACTTCGGCAAAATTCTTGATCTTGATTTCCGTCCTTTCCGCGATGAACTGATCCTTTCCACAAAGGCTGGCTGGGACATGTGGCCCGGTCCTTACGGCAATGGCGGCTCACGCAAATACCTTCTGTCATCGCTTGACCAGAGCCTACGCCGCCTCCGGTTGGATTATGTCGATATTTTCTATTCTCACCGCCCGACACCCGATGTTCCTCTTGAGGAAACGATCGGCGCGCTCGTGCAGGCCTACAGACAGGGGAAAGCCCTCTATGTCGGCATTTCTTCCTACGACGACGCCACGACACGACAGGCGGAAGCAATCCTGCGACAGGAGGGCATTCCCCTTCTCGTGCATCAACCCTCCTATTCCCTGCTGAACCGGGAGATTGAGAAGGACCTTCTGCCCGCCCTCGATGAACTGGGCGTCGGCTGCGTTGTGTTCTCCCCGCTGGCTCAGGGCGTGCTGACCGACAAATACCTCTCGGGTATTCCCGCGGACTCCCGCGCCGCCAGAAGCCGTTATCTGGACAGGAACAGTCTGACCGAGGACCGGCTTGCAACAGTCCGCGCTCTGGCGGACGTCGCAGGCAAAAGAGGGCAGAGCCTCGCCCAGATGGCTGTCGCGTGGACCCTGCGGGATCGTCGCGTCACGTCATCCATCATTGGCGCGCGTAACGTGAAGCAGCTTGATGACACGCTCGATGCGCTGAAAAACATTACATTCAGCGAGAGCGAGGAACAGACCCTGAATCGTATTCTCGCCGGAGAAGCCGTTTCGCCCTGA
- the trhO gene encoding oxygen-dependent tRNA uridine(34) hydroxylase TrhO, translating to MLMSDHNLSETTLPVRVVALYRFTPFEDCEVIRGPLAKLCCSLGIRGILLLAQEGINGTIAGSDGAMDKVLEHIRALPGCADLEVKESRAAELPFLRMKVRIKKEIVTMGVPGVDPRAIVGTYVDPADWNSLISDPDTIVIDTRNDYEVAVGTFRGAIDPKITTFREFPDWFRARRDELAAQGRTPKVAMFCTGGIRCEKSTAFAKAEGVEDVFHLKGGILKYLETIPEKESLWDGECFVFDQRVTVKHGLEQGQYSVCHACRRPVSDEDKASPLYEEGVSCPACHDERTEAQRRRYADREQQTRLAARRGTHHLGPAE from the coding sequence ATGCTCATGTCTGATCATAATCTGTCCGAAACCACGCTGCCTGTTCGGGTTGTCGCGCTCTATCGCTTCACGCCGTTCGAGGATTGTGAGGTGATCCGTGGCCCTCTGGCTAAACTGTGCTGTTCACTGGGTATTCGGGGCATCCTTCTTCTCGCCCAAGAAGGCATCAACGGCACGATTGCCGGTAGTGACGGGGCTATGGACAAGGTGCTGGAGCATATCCGCGCATTGCCGGGCTGTGCCGATCTGGAGGTCAAGGAATCCCGCGCCGCTGAACTGCCGTTTCTGCGGATGAAAGTGCGCATCAAGAAAGAGATTGTCACGATGGGGGTGCCGGGTGTTGATCCGCGCGCCATTGTCGGAACCTACGTTGACCCTGCGGACTGGAACAGCCTGATTTCCGATCCGGATACGATCGTTATCGACACCCGCAATGATTATGAGGTCGCGGTCGGAACGTTTCGTGGGGCAATCGACCCGAAGATTACGACGTTCCGTGAATTTCCAGACTGGTTTCGCGCCAGACGGGACGAGCTTGCCGCACAGGGACGCACGCCGAAAGTGGCGATGTTCTGCACGGGCGGCATCCGCTGCGAGAAATCCACGGCTTTCGCCAAGGCGGAAGGGGTGGAGGATGTCTTTCATCTCAAGGGCGGGATTCTGAAATATCTTGAAACCATCCCGGAGAAAGAGAGTCTCTGGGATGGCGAATGCTTCGTCTTCGATCAGCGCGTGACGGTGAAGCACGGGCTTGAGCAGGGACAGTATTCCGTCTGTCATGCCTGCCGCCGTCCGGTCAGCGATGAGGACAAGGCCTCACCGCTCTACGAGGAAGGGGTGAGTTGCCCGGCCTGCCATGACGAGCGGACGGAGGCGCAGCGTCGTCGGTATGCCGATCGTGAGCAGCAGACCCGTCTGGCCGCCAGACGGGGGACGCACCATCTGGGGCCGGCGGAGTAG
- a CDS encoding ABC transporter permease yields the protein MDLTTTESGTVPGGGRLTGVAACGPDGLRDRTMTASTGQRSAVTPTISAQESMEQTLLPHGGTSAATDMDDGEQSDLDPDNEQSARRSRLSLALADIGEGLRLWRLAVSLGWLDIRLQFRGSRVGPLWLTLGTAVMIGSMGGIYSHLFHIVLKDYLPYLAISMILWQIGVAGVTQDACSCFINAASSIRATRLPFSLQALRVLVRNGVMFGYNIVVPVGVYVIFGLLPGPVALFAVPGLLIWALNAFAFCLLLGSVAARYRDIPPIVASIVQVAFYVTPIIWSARQLGARGWWLVFNPFYSLLEIVRQPLTGDMPSLLIWGVAIGLSVLLWISSLIVFSRSRAQLAFWI from the coding sequence GTGGACCTGACAACGACAGAGAGCGGCACGGTTCCGGGAGGCGGGAGACTGACGGGAGTTGCCGCATGTGGGCCGGATGGGCTACGCGATCGGACCATGACAGCCTCGACCGGCCAGCGTTCCGCAGTGACACCGACCATCTCCGCGCAGGAGAGCATGGAGCAGACGCTCCTGCCGCACGGCGGCACGTCTGCCGCTACGGATATGGATGATGGGGAGCAGAGTGACCTCGATCCTGATAATGAACAGAGCGCCCGGCGTTCCCGTCTGAGTCTGGCTCTGGCGGATATCGGGGAAGGTCTGCGCCTGTGGCGTCTGGCCGTGTCTCTCGGCTGGCTCGACATCAGGCTCCAGTTTCGTGGATCACGCGTGGGACCGCTCTGGCTCACGCTCGGAACGGCGGTGATGATCGGTTCGATGGGCGGCATCTACAGCCACCTGTTTCATATCGTCCTGAAGGATTATCTGCCCTATCTGGCGATTTCCATGATCCTCTGGCAGATCGGGGTCGCGGGCGTGACACAGGACGCCTGCTCCTGCTTCATCAATGCTGCAAGCTCGATCCGGGCGACCCGATTGCCGTTCTCCTTACAGGCTTTGCGCGTGCTGGTCCGTAACGGCGTGATGTTCGGCTACAACATTGTCGTGCCGGTGGGAGTCTATGTGATCTTCGGCCTGCTGCCCGGACCGGTCGCCCTGTTTGCCGTGCCGGGACTGCTCATCTGGGCGCTGAATGCGTTTGCCTTCTGCCTGCTGCTGGGGTCGGTCGCGGCCCGGTACCGGGATATTCCGCCTATCGTCGCCAGCATCGTGCAGGTTGCGTTCTATGTGACGCCGATCATCTGGAGCGCCCGGCAACTTGGAGCGCGGGGATGGTGGCTGGTTTTCAACCCGTTCTACTCCCTGCTGGAAATTGTGCGCCAGCCTCTGACCGGGGATATGCCGTCCCTGCTGATATGGGGTGTCGCCATCGGACTGAGCGTGCTGCTCTGGATCAGCAGTCTCATTGTGTTTTCGCGCTCGCGGGCGCAACTCGCCTTCTGGATCTGA
- the hemW gene encoding radical SAM family heme chaperone HemW: protein MQGGPSSDGGPLALYIHWPFCLAKCPYCDFNSHVRERIPSERFIAALRKELVHEAARLGRRSLTSIFFGGGTPSLMPPEGVAELIEDARTLFDADSDIEITLEANPTSVEAARLQGFRDAGVNRVSLGVQSLRDDALKMLGREHSAGQAVRALEMARRIFPRVTFDLIYARPGQSREDWRTELAQALDLVADHVSLYQLTIEDGTKFEGLFRQGKLVLPDEDLAAALYDDTTEVAARHGLSAYEVSNYAVPGAESRHNLTYWRYGDYLGIGAGAHGRLTWGGQLLATRRHRAPEIWAEKVEQTGSGETSAEPLDRLDRSREMLLMGLRLAEGVSSAAFEARTGCAFSEALDDSVLQLCLEEGYLRQLSGGGLVATPSGRVRLEAILPRLVL from the coding sequence ATGCAGGGAGGCCCGTCATCGGATGGCGGGCCTCTCGCGCTTTATATCCACTGGCCATTCTGTCTGGCCAAGTGCCCTTACTGTGACTTCAACAGCCATGTGCGGGAACGTATCCCGTCCGAACGTTTTATTGCGGCCCTGCGGAAAGAACTGGTGCATGAAGCCGCGCGTCTTGGTCGCCGGTCCCTGACATCGATCTTCTTCGGGGGTGGGACGCCCTCTCTCATGCCGCCGGAAGGCGTGGCGGAGTTGATCGAGGACGCCCGGACGCTGTTTGACGCGGATTCTGATATCGAGATCACGCTGGAGGCCAACCCGACGAGTGTGGAAGCGGCCCGGTTGCAGGGATTTCGTGACGCTGGTGTGAACCGGGTCTCGCTGGGGGTTCAGTCCCTGCGTGATGATGCGCTGAAGATGCTCGGTCGCGAGCATTCGGCAGGGCAGGCCGTGCGGGCGCTGGAAATGGCGCGACGCATCTTTCCCCGGGTGACGTTCGATCTGATCTATGCCCGTCCGGGACAATCGCGGGAGGACTGGCGCACTGAGCTTGCGCAGGCGCTTGATCTCGTCGCTGACCATGTCTCGCTGTATCAGTTGACCATTGAGGACGGTACGAAATTTGAAGGACTGTTTCGTCAGGGGAAGCTGGTTCTGCCGGATGAAGATCTGGCGGCGGCGCTTTATGACGATACGACAGAGGTGGCGGCACGGCACGGTCTGTCGGCTTACGAAGTCTCCAATTACGCGGTGCCGGGGGCGGAGAGCCGCCATAATCTGACATACTGGCGTTACGGGGATTATCTCGGCATCGGTGCGGGAGCGCATGGGCGACTGACGTGGGGCGGGCAGTTGCTGGCGACGCGCCGTCATCGTGCGCCCGAGATATGGGCGGAAAAAGTCGAGCAGACCGGCTCGGGCGAAACCAGTGCGGAGCCTCTGGACCGGCTGGATCGTTCCCGGGAGATGCTGTTGATGGGGCTGCGACTGGCTGAGGGTGTTTCCAGCGCCGCTTTCGAGGCCCGGACAGGCTGCGCTTTTTCTGAGGCTCTTGATGACAGCGTGCTGCAACTCTGTCTGGAAGAGGGATATCTGCGGCAGCTTTCCGGCGGAGGACTGGTGGCGACGCCGTCGGGGCGCGTGAGGCTGGAAGCGATTTTGCCCCGGCTTGTGTTGTGA
- a CDS encoding peroxiredoxin has translation MLLRKCFGLTLMTGLLMTGLLMTGILVTGLTLTPQASAALQTGAKAPVFTLPASLAGHKFNFSLATALKKGPVVLYFYPAAFTPGCTIEAHDFAEAMDQFQALKATVIGVSMDQFDTLKKFSVSECRNRFAVAADESGAVSALYDARQSHDTHAARMSYVIAPDGKILMSYENRSPDQHVAQTLSTLQQWKAESSR, from the coding sequence ATGCTCCTACGCAAATGTTTCGGTCTGACCCTGATGACTGGTCTTCTGATGACTGGTCTTCTGATGACTGGCATTCTGGTGACTGGCCTGACACTCACGCCGCAGGCCAGCGCCGCCCTGCAGACGGGCGCCAAGGCTCCTGTTTTCACGCTTCCAGCCAGTCTGGCGGGACACAAATTCAATTTCTCACTGGCAACAGCGCTGAAGAAAGGGCCTGTCGTCCTGTATTTCTATCCTGCCGCCTTCACACCCGGCTGCACGATAGAAGCGCATGACTTCGCGGAGGCTATGGATCAGTTTCAGGCCCTGAAAGCGACCGTCATCGGGGTTTCGATGGATCAGTTCGATACCCTGAAAAAATTCTCGGTCAGCGAATGTCGCAATCGTTTCGCCGTCGCCGCCGACGAGAGTGGGGCCGTTTCCGCGCTCTATGACGCCAGACAGTCCCATGACACCCATGCCGCACGCATGTCGTACGTCATCGCGCCGGATGGAAAAATTCTGATGAGCTACGAAAATCGCTCGCCCGACCAGCATGTGGCCCAGACTCTCAGCACGCTCCAGCAATGGAAAGCTGAATCATCCCGATAG
- a CDS encoding TonB-dependent receptor, which translates to MIDGVVLARPGPATADILNLDHIEVMRGPQGTLFGKNASAGAVNIVTAAPTKDFHTFAESSYFSGNEYRLTGGVSGTLVPSKLIANASFLVGGFDGNVTNLATHDMVNGYEHRGARTKFLWTPDEKTNVTLGLDYMYQNDRVPTGVYSSSRNIAYPTGAVTLNPALASALTAEGIKPSNNNTSVSNNTNSQSVDHTGGAAITLDRDMGHGYKLTSISAYRRWQNIQDQDYDGLAYVHAGLPQVRDHGQLNFWQASQEVRIASPRGHFFDYVAGFYYLHSVDREVYTRSLSASGTNARGQSRYGTVNNNYAMFAEGNLNFTRNFRAILGLRLLRDDIGYDMSRVSSSAVAVTGIRPSYASSGSTARNGYVDRIGLQYDINPDMHAYFTYSHGYKGPAYNVFFNMSNTDTQALKPEQNDSFEIGLKSQFWHKRITANLTGFMENFTNYQANFLDQVAGGTVYRMINAGSVSSKGFEGDISARLLPGFTLGGNFAYTYAVVDKFNCPAGSPASCNVNGQPLPFAPRWKFVLSADYARPLNDRFIASVGSDYVWQSRTQFSLTETPDTVQKAYGIWNLNAGLEDTKLRLKLTLVMRNAINTHYASYMSYGAVGGVLNSLPRDYGRYGGFVLRKDF; encoded by the coding sequence GTGATCGACGGTGTTGTTCTGGCGCGCCCCGGCCCGGCAACGGCCGATATCCTCAATCTTGATCACATCGAGGTCATGCGCGGCCCGCAGGGAACGCTCTTCGGCAAGAACGCCTCAGCCGGAGCCGTCAATATCGTGACGGCAGCCCCCACAAAGGATTTTCACACCTTTGCTGAAAGTTCCTATTTCTCTGGCAATGAATACCGTCTGACGGGTGGTGTTTCAGGCACGCTCGTTCCTTCAAAACTCATCGCGAACGCTTCTTTTCTGGTAGGTGGTTTTGATGGAAACGTCACCAATCTTGCCACGCATGACATGGTGAATGGTTACGAACATCGCGGGGCCCGCACCAAATTTCTCTGGACCCCCGACGAGAAGACCAATGTCACCCTCGGTCTTGATTACATGTATCAGAACGACCGTGTGCCTACCGGTGTCTATTCCTCTTCCCGCAATATCGCTTACCCCACGGGAGCCGTGACCCTGAATCCGGCTCTCGCGTCAGCCCTGACGGCGGAAGGCATCAAACCTTCGAACAACAACACCTCCGTCAGCAATAATACCAACAGCCAGTCGGTGGACCATACGGGAGGCGCCGCGATAACGCTCGATCGTGATATGGGGCACGGATACAAGCTGACGTCGATTTCAGCCTATCGTCGCTGGCAGAATATTCAGGATCAGGATTACGATGGCCTCGCTTACGTACACGCGGGTCTGCCACAGGTCCGCGATCACGGCCAGCTCAACTTCTGGCAGGCCTCGCAGGAAGTCCGCATCGCATCACCTCGCGGACACTTCTTTGATTATGTCGCCGGTTTTTATTACCTTCACAGTGTGGACAGGGAGGTTTACACACGCTCCCTGTCCGCATCAGGTACCAACGCACGCGGACAGTCCCGTTACGGCACGGTCAACAACAACTATGCGATGTTTGCCGAAGGTAATCTGAATTTCACCCGGAATTTCAGGGCCATTCTGGGGCTACGTCTTCTTCGCGACGATATCGGCTACGATATGTCCCGCGTATCGAGTTCGGCAGTCGCCGTGACAGGCATTCGCCCCTCCTATGCTTCGTCAGGTTCAACCGCACGCAATGGCTATGTCGATCGAATCGGGCTGCAATATGACATAAACCCCGACATGCACGCCTATTTTACGTACTCTCATGGGTACAAGGGGCCTGCCTATAATGTGTTTTTCAATATGTCGAACACGGACACGCAGGCGCTCAAGCCCGAGCAGAATGACAGTTTTGAAATCGGCCTGAAATCGCAGTTCTGGCATAAGAGGATCACAGCCAACCTGACCGGTTTCATGGAGAACTTTACAAACTATCAGGCCAATTTTCTCGATCAGGTCGCAGGCGGCACTGTCTACCGCATGATCAATGCGGGTTCGGTCTCATCCAAAGGCTTTGAGGGAGATATTTCCGCCCGTCTTCTGCCGGGTTTCACCCTCGGCGGAAACTTTGCCTACACCTATGCTGTCGTGGACAAATTCAATTGCCCTGCCGGTTCTCCCGCTTCCTGCAATGTCAACGGACAGCCCCTGCCCTTCGCACCCCGCTGGAAATTCGTTCTCAGCGCTGACTATGCGCGTCCGCTCAACGACCGCTTCATAGCCTCTGTCGGCAGTGATTACGTATGGCAAAGCCGCACCCAGTTCTCCCTCACCGAAACTCCGGATACGGTGCAGAAAGCCTACGGCATCTGGAATCTGAACGCTGGTCTGGAAGACACGAAACTCCGACTGAAGCTTACACTGGTCATGCGTAACGCGATCAACACGCACTATGCTTCTTACATGAGTTACGGCGCAGTGGGCGGCGTGCTCAATTCGCTGCCCCGTGATTATGGCCGCTACGGAGGCTTCGTCCTCAGAAAAGATTTCTGA
- a CDS encoding lytic transglycosylase domain-containing protein, with protein sequence MNSSKSALSRVASQLQAPAVLGLLALLSACAGQGPQSDLQIPIAQEEARYRAHAKSYYAPPGSSDDPWGPYITEASQRFDIPEIWIRSVIQRESGGRLFHNGELVTSAPGAMGLMQLMPPTYDAMRSQYNLGDDPYDPHDNVLAGTAYIRQMYDIYGSPGFLAAYNAGPGRLEDFISRNRTLPRETRNYVAAIGREIAGIYPNSRSQADLLVASHTSGQNAEYAAAAPPAGSAASVRNAWAQRAAGNTRPVEVAEAPTSPTEDTTPVVPTPAYASQMAPVSSNTESPQAVSSVWAARMKSSGASTETEAAEQPQASADTSPTQPVVINDSAMPATLPARSANRFALISSASAASAPLPSRAATVTNNHIKAPVAESAAAATSRVWAIQVGAFSTPSLAQTAASRARSKASNDLSSARTQIASVRLAKGQIYRARLTGLSHSEATAACHRLDAGSSNCVVVSPEGI encoded by the coding sequence ATGAACAGTTCAAAATCCGCGCTCTCCCGTGTCGCCAGCCAGCTTCAGGCTCCCGCCGTTCTCGGCCTGCTCGCCCTCCTGTCGGCCTGCGCCGGTCAGGGGCCGCAGTCCGACCTCCAGATCCCCATCGCGCAGGAAGAAGCGCGCTACCGGGCACACGCAAAATCCTATTACGCCCCTCCCGGCTCAAGCGATGATCCGTGGGGACCATACATCACCGAAGCCTCCCAGCGTTTCGATATTCCGGAAATCTGGATTCGGAGCGTGATTCAACGTGAATCCGGCGGTCGGCTGTTCCATAACGGCGAACTGGTGACCTCCGCCCCCGGCGCAATGGGCCTGATGCAGTTGATGCCGCCGACCTACGACGCCATGCGCAGCCAGTATAATCTCGGCGACGATCCTTATGATCCGCATGACAATGTGCTCGCGGGAACCGCCTATATCCGTCAGATGTATGATATCTACGGATCACCAGGCTTTCTGGCGGCCTATAATGCGGGCCCCGGTCGGCTTGAGGACTTCATCTCCCGCAATCGCACCCTTCCGCGTGAAACCCGGAACTATGTCGCCGCCATCGGACGCGAGATCGCCGGGATTTACCCCAACAGCCGCTCACAGGCCGATCTTCTTGTCGCCAGCCATACCTCCGGCCAGAACGCGGAATATGCCGCGGCGGCGCCACCGGCAGGCAGCGCCGCCAGTGTCCGCAACGCCTGGGCGCAGCGCGCAGCCGGCAACACCCGGCCCGTCGAGGTTGCGGAAGCCCCGACATCTCCGACGGAAGACACGACACCAGTCGTTCCGACTCCGGCCTACGCCAGCCAGATGGCTCCGGTCTCCAGCAATACCGAGTCTCCTCAGGCCGTCAGTTCGGTGTGGGCGGCGCGCATGAAGTCCAGCGGCGCAAGCACGGAAACGGAAGCTGCGGAACAGCCCCAAGCTTCGGCTGACACATCGCCCACGCAACCCGTGGTCATCAATGACAGCGCCATGCCTGCGACACTTCCGGCCCGCAGCGCCAACCGCTTCGCTCTGATCTCGTCTGCCTCCGCCGCGTCCGCTCCGCTGCCCTCCCGCGCAGCCACCGTGACGAACAACCACATCAAGGCGCCGGTTGCCGAGAGCGCGGCCGCAGCCACATCCCGGGTGTGGGCCATTCAGGTTGGCGCGTTCAGCACGCCATCCCTCGCCCAGACCGCCGCCAGCCGCGCCCGCTCCAAGGCAAGCAATGACCTGTCTTCGGCCAGAACACAGATTGCAAGCGTCCGTCTGGCAAAAGGCCAGATCTATCGCGCGCGCCTGACCGGTCTTTCCCATTCGGAAGCGACGGCCGCCTGTCATCGCCTCGATGCCGGTTCGTCCAATTGTGTGGTTGTCTCGCCCGAAGGCATCTGA